The Pseudomonadota bacterium genome includes a region encoding these proteins:
- a CDS encoding pyridoxal phosphate-dependent aminotransferase, giving the protein MTFRFAARVSQVKPSATIAMAARAAELKASGKDIISLSMGEPDFDTPAPIRQAAAAAIEAGETRYTAVDGTPALKQAVIAKMARDHGLDYTAEEILVSSGAKQSIYNLLQALIGDGDEVLIPSPYWVSYPDMVRLAGGAPVTLSTTRGSDFLITPGQLASAINDSTRLLMLNSPGNPSGRAYSRQQLAELGEVLLEYPRLLICSDDIYEHIWWADEPFATLAQVVPALRERTVVVNGVSKAYAMTGWRIGYAAGPAALIREMKKIQSQSTSNPCSIAQAAAVAALNGDQRCVTEMCRAFKARHDWLVPALNELPGVSCTPGEGAFYAFADFSEAIERMGLNDDIEMAEHLLEQGGIATVPGSAFGTSGHLRLSFACNLDTLHKAVERMARVLEN; this is encoded by the coding sequence GTGACATTTCGATTCGCCGCACGGGTCAGCCAGGTCAAGCCTTCGGCCACGATCGCCATGGCGGCCAGGGCTGCCGAGCTCAAGGCATCTGGCAAGGACATCATCTCGCTGAGCATGGGCGAGCCAGACTTCGACACGCCGGCGCCAATCCGCCAGGCGGCTGCGGCTGCAATCGAAGCCGGCGAGACGCGCTACACGGCCGTCGACGGCACACCGGCGCTCAAGCAGGCGGTGATTGCGAAAATGGCCCGCGACCACGGCCTGGACTACACCGCCGAGGAGATCCTGGTCTCCAGCGGCGCCAAGCAAAGCATCTACAATCTGCTGCAGGCACTGATCGGGGACGGCGACGAAGTCCTGATACCGTCGCCGTACTGGGTGTCGTATCCCGACATGGTGCGCCTGGCCGGCGGCGCACCGGTCACTCTCAGCACCACTCGCGGCAGTGATTTCCTGATCACGCCGGGTCAGCTGGCATCGGCCATCAACGACTCGACCCGGCTGTTGATGCTCAACTCGCCCGGAAATCCCTCGGGCCGCGCCTACAGCCGTCAGCAGCTGGCCGAACTGGGCGAAGTACTGCTTGAGTATCCGCGCCTGCTCATCTGCAGCGACGACATCTATGAGCACATTTGGTGGGCCGACGAGCCATTTGCGACGCTTGCCCAAGTCGTTCCGGCGCTCAGGGAGCGCACGGTCGTGGTCAATGGTGTCTCCAAGGCCTACGCGATGACCGGCTGGCGGATCGGCTATGCCGCCGGTCCGGCGGCCCTGATTCGCGAAATGAAAAAGATCCAGAGCCAGTCGACGTCCAACCCCTGTTCCATTGCCCAGGCCGCCGCGGTCGCCGCACTCAACGGTGACCAGCGCTGCGTGACCGAGATGTGTCGCGCCTTCAAGGCACGGCACGACTGGCTGGTACCGGCGCTCAACGAATTGCCCGGCGTGAGCTGTACGCCCGGCGAGGGCGCCTTCTACGCGTTCGCGGATTTCAGTGAAGCGATCGAACGGATGGGCCTCAACGACGATATCGAGATGGCCGAACACCTGCTGGAACAGGGTGGAATTGCCACGGTGCCGGGCAGCGCATTCGGTACCTCGGGTCACCTGCGGTTATCGTTTGCCTGTAATCTGGATACACTGCACAAGGCGGTTGAACGGATGGCCCGGGTACTCGAGAATTGA
- the uvrB gene encoding excinuclease ABC subunit UvrB, with translation MSRPFRMASSYEPAGDQPTAIDALVAGLGAGQSHQTLLGVTGSGKTFTMANVIERAQRPALVMAPNKTLAAQLYGEFKAFFPDNAVEYFVSYYDYYQPEAYVPSSDTFIEKDASINEHIEQMRLSATKALLERPDALIVATVSSIYGLGDPSSFLKMTLPLKVGERMHQREILRRLAEMQYSRNDFELRRGTYRVRGEVIDLFPGDSEIEAVRIELFDDEIERISFFDPLTGEVRDKVDALTVFPKTHYVTPRQVVLDAIEAIKAELRERLEQLEQAGKLLEAQRLSQRTQFDIEMMLELGYCQGIENYSRHLTGRQPGDPPPTLFDYLPRDAMLIVDESHVTIPQIGGMYRGDRSRKETLVEYGFRLPSAMDNRPLTFEEFAERAPQMLLVSATPRQWEFDHSQTVAEQVVRPTGLVDPEVEVRPVSSQVDDLLSEIRLRVVKGDRILVTTLTKRMAENLTEYLAEHDVRVRYLHSDIDTVERVEIIRDLRLGAFDVLVGINLLREGLDLPEVSLVAILDADKEGFLRSEGSLIQTIGRAARNVRGKAILYADKVTDSMKRAIEETERRRAKQITHNEKHGITPQTIVKNIADIMSDAQSTPGRRQSGRKVAEAQADYGVPEPVAPENAAKEIARLEKEMFAAAEDLEFEKAAEIRDRIHRIREQGFKVAT, from the coding sequence ATGAGCCGGCCATTCCGCATGGCCTCCAGCTACGAACCGGCCGGCGACCAGCCGACCGCGATCGATGCACTGGTCGCCGGTCTCGGGGCCGGACAGTCGCACCAGACGCTGCTCGGGGTGACCGGTTCGGGCAAGACCTTCACCATGGCCAACGTGATCGAGCGCGCCCAGCGCCCGGCGCTGGTGATGGCGCCCAACAAGACCCTGGCCGCCCAGCTCTACGGCGAGTTCAAGGCCTTTTTCCCGGATAACGCGGTCGAGTACTTCGTCAGCTACTACGATTACTACCAGCCCGAGGCCTATGTGCCCTCGTCGGACACCTTCATCGAGAAGGATGCGTCGATCAACGAGCACATCGAGCAGATGCGCCTGTCGGCGACCAAGGCCTTGCTCGAGCGTCCCGACGCGCTGATCGTCGCAACGGTCTCGTCGATCTATGGCCTGGGTGATCCCAGCTCCTTTCTGAAGATGACCCTGCCGCTGAAAGTGGGCGAGCGCATGCACCAGCGCGAGATTCTCAGGCGCCTGGCCGAGATGCAGTACTCGCGCAACGATTTCGAGCTTCGGCGCGGCACCTACCGGGTGCGCGGTGAGGTGATCGACCTGTTTCCCGGCGATTCGGAAATCGAGGCGGTGCGTATCGAGTTGTTCGACGACGAGATCGAGCGCATCAGCTTCTTCGACCCGCTTACCGGCGAGGTGCGCGACAAGGTCGACGCGCTGACCGTCTTTCCCAAGACGCACTACGTCACGCCACGTCAGGTGGTGCTGGATGCCATCGAGGCGATCAAGGCCGAACTCAGGGAACGGCTCGAGCAACTGGAACAGGCCGGTAAGCTGCTCGAGGCCCAGCGCCTGAGCCAGCGCACCCAGTTCGATATCGAAATGATGCTCGAGCTCGGCTATTGCCAGGGCATCGAGAACTACTCGCGCCACCTGACCGGCCGCCAGCCCGGCGATCCGCCGCCGACCCTGTTCGACTACCTGCCGCGCGATGCCATGCTCATCGTCGACGAGTCGCACGTGACCATTCCGCAGATCGGCGGCATGTACCGTGGCGACCGCTCCCGCAAGGAAACCCTGGTCGAATACGGCTTTCGCCTGCCCTCGGCGATGGACAACCGGCCGCTGACCTTCGAGGAGTTCGCGGAGCGCGCCCCGCAAATGCTGCTGGTTTCGGCCACGCCGCGGCAGTGGGAGTTCGATCACTCGCAGACGGTCGCCGAACAGGTGGTGCGACCGACCGGCCTGGTCGACCCCGAAGTGGAAGTCCGGCCGGTGTCCAGCCAGGTCGACGACCTGCTCTCGGAGATTCGCCTGCGGGTGGTTAAGGGCGATCGCATCCTGGTGACGACCCTGACCAAGCGCATGGCCGAGAATCTGACCGAATACCTGGCCGAGCACGACGTGCGCGTGCGCTATCTGCACTCCGACATCGACACGGTCGAGCGCGTCGAAATCATTCGTGATCTCAGGCTGGGGGCTTTTGACGTGCTGGTCGGCATCAACCTGCTGCGCGAGGGGCTGGATCTGCCGGAGGTATCCCTGGTGGCCATTCTCGACGCCGACAAGGAAGGCTTTCTGCGTTCGGAGGGCTCGCTCATCCAGACCATTGGACGGGCGGCGCGCAACGTGCGCGGCAAGGCCATTCTCTACGCCGACAAGGTGACCGACTCGATGAAGCGCGCCATCGAGGAAACGGAACGGCGGCGCGCCAAGCAGATTACCCATAACGAGAAGCACGGCATCACGCCGCAGACCATCGTCAAGAACATCGCCGATATCATGTCGGATGCGCAGTCGACTCCCGGGCGCAGACAGTCAGGGCGCAAGGTGGCCGAAGCGCAGGCCGACTACGGTGTTCCCGAACCCGTCGCCCCGGAGAACGCGGCGAAGGAAATCGCCCGGCTGGAGAAGGAGATGTTCGCTGCCGCCGAGGATCTCGAGTTCGAAAAGGCCGCCGAGATCCGCGATCGTATCCACCGGATCCGCGAGCAGGGCTTCAAGGTCGCGACCTGA
- a CDS encoding TonB-dependent receptor: MTTGAGYWRLLAAAWSGLLLHSMVLASADSATPTRLRVEPDGQSEEVVVYGPDFFAVYNPVNARDMIDQLPGFQLVNGGGGRGFGGSAGNLLINGERPSSKQDRPSEILARIPVARVERIELIRGDTGSLSAGGQTVVANVVLRDSGPPSWTWTTELEQDTDSGGPEPGGSLSVLGTAGDTRYAAGIEARHFFFGNSATEGLTADQRLVELRDMTDASQGNEYAASLNTETRFGERVARFNAKLEYLGSGFRERSVGVRANPSISPFRVDRDQTRRDYELELGGDLQWQTDSQTDFKAIVVINRQWRDRAAGLRSEDPDEPVMRQRAVTDSRSAESIARLELDWFGWDRHYLEANLETALNVLDNQLALHVDSGDGFRPVLVPGGTARVEEWRSELQLTDSWQIDQWTLEPGLGSEFSQISQTGPGGQARSFFFFKPSLAVIHAPSNAHQTRINLRRDVAQLNFGDFVSATDFGDEEIDLGNPDLVPQNTWVAELAHERRFGRIGNATLRVFFNRISDLQDILPVTADQGVPGNIGDGRRWGIALETTLPMEPLGFRNARMDMDLRWQDSRVEDPVTGVDRPFSGESAFRVNTELRQELTAIQSAWGLSASYRDETIRYDVDELDIRSDGVDLELFIETTRFRRIKMRLEAENLLDRRFERDRRLFDISRIDPRPAFRELRDFRRGRSLILSLSGGF; the protein is encoded by the coding sequence ATGACCACCGGCGCCGGCTATTGGCGCCTGCTCGCCGCCGCCTGGTCCGGCCTGCTATTGCACTCGATGGTCCTGGCGTCTGCCGATTCGGCCACGCCGACCCGGCTGCGCGTTGAGCCGGACGGCCAGAGCGAGGAGGTCGTCGTTTACGGCCCGGATTTTTTTGCCGTCTACAATCCGGTCAACGCACGAGACATGATCGACCAGCTGCCGGGTTTTCAGCTGGTCAACGGCGGCGGTGGACGGGGTTTTGGCGGGTCGGCCGGCAACCTGCTCATCAACGGTGAACGGCCGAGCAGCAAACAGGATCGCCCGTCCGAAATCCTGGCTCGCATCCCGGTCGCGCGCGTCGAGCGCATCGAGCTGATCCGGGGCGATACCGGCTCGCTCTCGGCCGGCGGTCAAACGGTGGTGGCCAACGTCGTGTTGCGCGACTCCGGGCCGCCGAGCTGGACCTGGACCACCGAACTCGAGCAGGATACCGACAGCGGCGGGCCGGAGCCAGGCGGCAGCCTGTCGGTTCTCGGCACTGCCGGCGATACACGCTACGCGGCCGGCATCGAGGCCCGCCACTTCTTCTTCGGCAATTCCGCCACCGAGGGACTGACCGCAGATCAACGCCTGGTTGAACTGCGCGACATGACCGACGCCAGCCAGGGCAATGAATACGCCGCCAGCCTCAACACCGAGACCCGATTCGGCGAGCGGGTAGCGCGCTTCAATGCCAAACTCGAATACCTGGGCTCGGGCTTCCGCGAACGCTCTGTGGGCGTGCGGGCGAACCCCTCGATCTCACCGTTCCGGGTTGATCGCGACCAGACCCGGCGCGACTACGAGCTGGAGCTGGGCGGCGACCTGCAGTGGCAGACCGACAGCCAGACGGATTTCAAGGCAATCGTGGTGATCAATCGTCAGTGGCGGGATCGCGCTGCCGGACTGCGCAGCGAGGATCCCGACGAACCGGTCATGCGCCAGCGTGCAGTCACCGACAGCCGCTCGGCGGAATCCATTGCCCGGCTGGAGCTCGACTGGTTCGGCTGGGACCGGCATTACCTCGAGGCCAATCTGGAAACAGCCCTGAACGTGCTCGACAATCAGCTCGCCCTGCATGTCGACAGCGGCGACGGCTTCCGGCCCGTGCTCGTACCCGGTGGCACTGCGCGGGTCGAGGAATGGCGCAGCGAGCTGCAGCTGACCGATTCCTGGCAGATTGACCAGTGGACGCTCGAGCCGGGCCTGGGCAGCGAGTTCTCACAAATCAGCCAGACCGGCCCGGGCGGTCAGGCGCGTTCGTTCTTTTTCTTCAAACCGTCACTGGCCGTGATTCACGCACCGAGCAACGCGCATCAGACCCGCATCAACCTGCGGCGCGATGTCGCCCAGCTGAATTTCGGCGACTTCGTCAGCGCCACGGATTTCGGCGATGAGGAAATTGACCTGGGCAATCCGGATCTTGTGCCCCAGAACACCTGGGTCGCCGAACTGGCCCATGAGCGCCGGTTTGGCCGGATCGGCAACGCCACACTGCGTGTTTTCTTCAACAGGATCAGCGATCTTCAGGACATCCTGCCCGTTACGGCCGATCAGGGAGTGCCGGGCAATATCGGCGACGGACGACGCTGGGGCATTGCGCTGGAAACGACCCTGCCGATGGAACCACTGGGTTTCCGTAACGCGCGGATGGACATGGACCTGCGCTGGCAGGACTCGCGTGTCGAGGACCCGGTCACCGGCGTGGATCGTCCGTTTTCGGGCGAATCGGCATTCCGCGTGAACACGGAGCTTCGCCAGGAGCTCACGGCCATCCAGTCTGCCTGGGGACTGAGCGCGTCATACCGCGATGAAACCATTCGCTACGATGTCGACGAACTGGACATCCGCAGCGACGGCGTCGATCTGGAGCTGTTCATCGAGACGACCCGGTTCCGGCGCATCAAGATGCGACTGGAGGCTGAAAACCTGCTTGATCGCCGGTTCGAGCGCGACCGCCGCCTGTTCGATATCAGCCGCATCGATCCCCGTCCGGCCTTCCGCGAGCTGCGGGACTTTCGGCGCGGCCGCTCGCTGATCCTGTCGCTGAGCGGCGGGTTCTGA